Proteins from one Porites lutea chromosome 3, jaPorLute2.1, whole genome shotgun sequence genomic window:
- the LOC140932318 gene encoding collagen alpha-6(VI) chain-like codes for MKNDGKVIFMVVTLLVFLATVFGQFAVGQEQEKCAPVVDVAFLVDSSGSIRSRDYRKMKTFVSKMVEKFNISPAGSRAAVVQYSTKATTVIRFGVYTNSQAFERALQGLRHERGYTRIDLALVRAYYDLFRTRVNTRFLVPKIAFVLTDGEQTKRFSYTPLDEASQLMKDVGVLVIAIGIGKSVKREELEQIASSKKDVIIAKSFDDLLPAVESLTQTACEDIEEIPTCDSPVDITFIVDSSGSISRTNYKREKAFINAIAQSFGISRTQSRAAVVLFSNSASVKIRFTDYASTGAFQRAVDLLPHERGKTRIDRALEVASRYVLPSARKDVHQIVMVITDGEQTQEADTKDLREVSKPLRKAGVQLLVLGVGKGVNPDELRLMVERDEDVLLARSFQDLVANINNLVKSTCSLTEPVPCDIPADLAFIFSSGGIGQNSFLRIKATVKTIAKGFQINSRGSRASIVTYGAFSAVVDVSLGIDSISSTDMFLRAVDSLRYGRDRGDLREALRLAEKQVFSKARGGIAHVAVVFFDEQEWKNSRWTTSLLSLRKAGVRVLLVGVGPSFNYTSLRSLVENDRGVIIIDSYFELLRNSVELANATCVATVPPPCTYSADVAFFIQVSGNMGNSDFAKQKTFVKLMKKSFATNWRFAVVTYGERASVETNLTQNVNISEFEKAVDRIEKDEDGKTGVQLGMAMDLATTEIFSKTRPGITKLAVVLTDGTPMAGLDSSEVKRTLRDSRKADVRVVTLGTGKSVDPKEWRSVLQRNQDLIQLQDSHDLMFKIRDNAAAICTAAELLEKPTCVHAVDIAFLMDSSDNIDAENFQKQKSLVISIARSFGISPNTSRAAVVLYSDKASVRFRFGDSMSTKLFENTVRDLPHIRGESRMDKAFEVAANDIFPSGRVGIPKIAFVVANGQQASDANLLDVASKTLTKGGVNVVALGVGTEIDSHELRSVVKENDHVLQADSYDQLLLEKRNISQKICKMAKIVKVFSLKFLNYSSDTLIDTYVFYSQN; via the exons AACAAGAGAAATGTGCTCCGGTTGTGGACGTCGCATTCTTAGTAGATTCCTCTGGTAGCATCAGATCCAGAGattacagaaaaatgaaaacattcgTGTCCAAAATGGTGGAGAAATTTAACATATCACCAGCGGGATCACGCGCGGCAGTCGTTCAATACAGTACGAAAGCAACCACTGTTATTAGGTTTGGAGTTTACACTAACTCACAGGCCTTTGAAAGGGCTTTACAAGGCCTAAGGCATGAGCGGGGCTACACCAGAATAGACCTTGCCCTCGTAAGGGCCTATTATGATTTGTTCAGGACTCGTGTCAACACTCGCTTTCTGGTACCCAAAATTGCCTTTGTGCTCACTGACGGAGAGCAGACAAAACGGTTTTCTTACACACCACTAGATGAAGCATCACAGCTCATGAAGGATGTAGGTGTGCTAGTCATTGCAATAGGAATTGGAAAATCAGTGAAGAGGGAAGAGCTTGAGCAGATCGCTAGCAGCAAGAAGGACGTCATAATTGCAAAGTCATTTGATGATTTGTTACCGGCTGTGGAGTCTCTGACCCAGACTGCGTGCGAAGATATTGAAG AAATCCCCACTTGTGACTCTCCTGTGGATATCACATTTATTGTGGATTCGTCGGGAAGCATTTCAAGAACGAACTACAAAAGGGAGAAAGCCTTCATAAATGCCATCGCCCAAAGTTTTGGAATATCCAGAACTCAATCCCGCGCTGCTGTAGTGCTGTTCAGCAATTCTGCCTCCGTAAAAATAAGGTTCACGGATTATGCAAGTACAGGGGCTTTCCAG AGGGCTGTTGATCTTCTTCCACACGAGAGAGGCAAAACACGTATCGACAGAGCACTTGAAGTTGCCAGTAGATATGTCTTGCCGTCTGCCCGTAAAGATGTACATCAAATTGTTATGGTTATCACTGACGGAGAGCAAACGCAAGAAGCCGACACCAAGGACCTTAGGGAAGTTTCTAAACCTTTAAGAAAGGCAGGGGTCCAGTTATTGGTTTTGGGAGTAGGCAAGGGCGTCAATCCAGATGAGCTGCGTTTGATGGTGGAGAGAGATGAGGATGTTTTACTGGCAAGAAGCTTTCAGGATTTGGTGGCAAACATTAATAATTTGGTCAAATCTACATGTTCTCTCACAG AACCAGTGCCTTGCGATATACCTGCAGATTTGGCGTTCATCTTCAGTTCTGGAGGGATAGGACAGAACAGTTTCCTAAGAATAAAAGCTACCGTAAAAACCATTGCAAAAGGCTTTCAGATCAACTCAAGAGGTAGCCGTGCCTCCATTGTGACCTACGGGGCGTTTTCTGCTGTGGTAGACGTATCTTTAGGTATTGATTCAATTTCATCCACCGATATGTTTCTAAGAGCTGTTGATTCCTTGCGATATGGCAGAGATCGAGGAGATTTAAGAGAAGCACTGAGACTTGCAGAAAAACAG GTATTTTCAAAGGCGAGAGGTGGAATTGCACACGTAGCCGTTGTCTTTTTTGATGAACAGGAATGGAAAAATTCAAGGTGGACAACTTCTCTTTTGTCGCTGAGGAAGGCGGGTGTCCGCGTTCTTCTTGTTGGCGTTGGTCCTAGTTTTAACTACACATCTTTACGGTCCTTGGTGGAAAATGACAGAGGTGTAATAATAATAGACTCTTATTTTGAACTGCTGAGAAATTCGGTCGAATTGGCCAACGCTACATGCGTCGCTACAG TTCCTCCTCCATGTACGTATTCAGCGGACGTTGCATTTTTCATCCAGGTCTCTGGAAATATGGGAAATAGTGACTTTGCCAAGCAAAAGACATTCGTTAAACTCATGAAGAAGAGCTTTGCAACGAACTGGCGTTTCGCAGTTGTCACCTACGGAGAAAGGGCGTCGGTTGAAACCAACTTAACTCAAAATGTAAATATCAGTGAGTTTGAAAAAGCTGTAGACAGAATAGAAAAGGACGAGGATGGTAAGACGGGGGTACAATTGGGCATGGCCATGGACTTAGCTACcactgaaatattttcaaaaacaagaCCAGGGATAACAAAACTAGCTGTAGTTCTTACCGATGGAACTCCAATGGCTGGTTTAGACAGTAGTGAGGTCAAGCGAACCCTCCGAGATTCAAGGAAAGCGGACGTCCGTGTGGTCACTTTAGGAACTGGTAAAAGTGTCGATCCTAAGGAATGGCGTAGTGTGCTCCAACGAAACCAAGACTTGATTCAGTTACAAGATTCGCACGATCTGATGTTTAAAATTCGTGACAACGCAGCAGCCATATGCACCGCAGCTG AACTGCTAGAGAAACCCACATGTGTGCATGCCGTGGACATCGCTTTTTTGATGGATTCATCGGATAACATCGACgcagaaaactttcaaaaacaaaagtcGCTGGTGATATCTATCGCAAGGAGCTTTGGAATCTCACCAAACACTAGCCGAGCGGCTGTGGTTCTCTACAGCGACAAGGCTTCAGTTCGTTTCCGATTTGGAGATTCAATGAGCACTAAGTTGTTTGAAAATACTGTTCGAGATTTACCACATATAAGGGGAGAAAGCAGAATGGACAAGGCCTTTGAGGTCGCTGCCAATGACATTTTTCCCAGTGGCCGAGTTGGAATACCTAAAATAGCTTTTGTGGTTGCAAATGGTCAGCAAGCGTCTGACGCGAACTTGTTGGATGTAGCTTCGAAAACGCTGACAAAGGGAGGAGTAAATGTTGTAGCTCTTGGCGTTGGGACCGAAATTGACTCACACGAATTGCGTTCAGTGGTGAAAGAAAACGACCATGTTCTCCAGGCTGATTCCTACGATCAACTTCTTCTAGAAAAGAGAAATATTAGCCAGAAGATATGCAAAATGGCAAAAATCGTTAAAGTGTTTTCCCTGAAGTTTTTAAACTATTCATCTGACACCTTAATTGATACATATGTTTTTTATTCACAAAACTGA